The following proteins are encoded in a genomic region of Pseudomonas sp. Os17:
- a CDS encoding class II aldolase/adducin family protein, translated as MTAHFRPAVYDLPRDGHTVFRWEHPPQQATVELERRQRKQSLAAAFRVFARLGFDMGGAGHITVRDPGRPDHFWVNPVGVYFGHVRVSDLLLVNPEGAVIEGEGALNLAAFAIHAALHEAHPEVVAAAHAHSLHGKAWSSLGRLLDPLTQDACAFYEKHGLFDNFSGVVLEASEGARIAAALQGHKALILQNHGLLTVGETVEAAVWRFIAMDNAAQAQLLAEAAGTPRLIPHEVARHTARQVGTEFGGWFSFQPYRERIVREEPDFLD; from the coding sequence ATGACCGCACATTTTCGTCCCGCGGTGTATGACTTGCCCCGCGATGGCCATACGGTGTTTCGCTGGGAGCACCCGCCCCAGCAGGCCACGGTCGAGCTGGAGCGCCGGCAGCGCAAGCAAAGCCTGGCCGCGGCCTTTCGGGTGTTCGCCCGGCTGGGCTTCGACATGGGGGGCGCCGGGCATATCACCGTGCGCGACCCGGGGCGCCCGGACCATTTCTGGGTCAACCCGGTGGGGGTGTATTTCGGCCATGTGCGGGTGTCGGACCTGCTGCTGGTCAACCCCGAAGGCGCGGTGATCGAAGGCGAGGGGGCGCTGAACCTCGCCGCGTTCGCCATTCATGCCGCCTTGCACGAAGCCCATCCCGAAGTGGTGGCCGCGGCCCATGCCCATTCGTTGCACGGCAAGGCCTGGTCGAGCCTGGGGCGTCTGCTGGACCCGCTGACCCAGGACGCCTGCGCCTTTTACGAGAAACACGGGCTGTTCGACAACTTCTCCGGGGTGGTGCTGGAGGCCAGCGAAGGCGCGCGGATCGCCGCCGCGCTGCAAGGGCACAAGGCGCTGATCCTGCAGAACCATGGCCTGCTGACCGTGGGCGAAACCGTCGAGGCGGCGGTGTGGCGCTTCATCGCCATGGACAACGCCGCCCAGGCCCAGCTGCTGGCGGAAGCCGCCGGCACCCCGCGACTCATTCCCCACGAGGTGGCGCGCCACACCGCGCGCCAGGTCGGCACCGAGTTCGGCGGCTGGTTCAGCTTCCAGCCTTACCGCGAACGGATCGTGCGTGAAGAACCGGATTTTCTCGATTAA